The segment aaggaaatgataagaaaaaggGAATGAAAATGAATAATTAGAAAAGTACCCGGGAAGGGTGGGATAAATTACCCAAGAAGGGTGGGATAAATTACCCGGGGAAGGGTGGAAAGAAAGGAAACGCGgcggccgtagcgttcaaaaacggcGGAGATGCGGGGCCATAGCATCGGATAAAAATGGCAGGgtaagaatagaggcgccggtaagattgagtcacgccgagtcttggcgggaaggggtcgtaatacactgcaaaGGCGGTCCGAACCCGAGGAACTGGGCGGCGGGCCTACCAGGGCAGGCGACTTCACAGGAAGCAGCAAGAAAAGGGGAGGAatggtccgcttgagctgtgtaggtcctaaAGTCCTAGGATGATGGGAggtcttaaataataaaccgtATTCTTTGATTGAGTGATGACTGAGTTCATCACAGTGCTTGATTGTGAAATGAAACTTAATAACTAGCTGATAGGTTGCATCGACTGAGTGTAGTGACTAGACGGTTTTCGTTTCGCATTGAGCCGTATAGAGGCTCATGGgggagactggtctagaatcgcCTCACTGAGTATTagtactcacccctcttttcccTCTCCCTTTTTGCAGAACTATAAGTGGAAATGTCAACGGTAAGAAAGAAAATGCAACTGAAACTCATGGGACCAGAAACGGGACACACGGAGATGTCGGGAAAATAGACATGTGTGTCCTAAACCCCGCGCCCTGGAACCCCGGTTGGAAATGGGGAGGGGCGGGTGTTTCACAAACATTGCAAAGTGAAATAGTATGAAAACTATATAAGTTTATACTCTCTTATTCTGCAGTACAGTGCATTATTTATGTAAAACATTCGTTTTGAGAGCTGATATACTATTTGTTCGGTTTCGTCACTCATAAGAACCAGAACGACTCTCAAGTTGATaagaagttttaaaaaaaaactatatttctatgttacatagttttttttaatcaaacttTACGTACCTAGAGTTTTCCAGCGAGCATAAATGCTCTGTAAGCAACATCCTTGACTTGATTCTGATCACCCCAAGCTTCCTTGAACTCATTAATCATCGAAGGTTTTAAAAGCTCTGCTCCTTGCTCCTTAGCTTTCACTAGAGGCTGCCAAGATTTAAAAAACCCTAAATACCCATCAAGCGAAAGCTTATGTGGAATCTCGAGAGCTTTAGGCCTTCCTTGAGTCCCCaatcttatattttttaaaggaAACTCTATTTCTTTATAACCATCAAACGCCAAATTCATCTTCAGGTTTCTGTACGGTTTAGTTGAATCCACCAAACGTTTCATGATGGCATCAACTTTTGGGGTGACCACGAGGTCGTTGTAGACCCAAACCGCGATTATACCCCCTTCTTTACGAAGAACGCGTCTCACTATGGCATAGAATCTTTTGAGGTCGAAATAGTGGAGAGACTGAGCGGCTACAATGAGATCTATGGAGTTTTCTCCACCGAGTTTAGACACTAGCTCATCGTCCGACATTGATGCTGGAGTGTGAAGGTATGTGACATTTGGGTGCGGCTTTGCAATACT is part of the Brassica rapa cultivar Chiifu-401-42 chromosome A09, CAAS_Brap_v3.01, whole genome shotgun sequence genome and harbors:
- the LOC103841946 gene encoding putative methyltransferase DDB_G0268948; protein product: MAQMATLTEKQANEYLNARPTYPTIWYKVLAGRTSNHKVAWDVGTGNGQAALGVADYYQRVVATDIDEKPMSIAKPHPNVTYLHTPASMSDDELVSKLGGENSIDLIVAAQSLHYFDLKRFYAIVRRVLRKEGGIIAVWVYNDLVVTPKVDAIMKRLVDSTKPYRNLKMNLAFDGYKEIEFPLKNIRLGTQGRPKALEIPHKLSLDGYLGFFKSWQPLVKAKEQGAELLKPSMINEFKEAWGDQNQVKDVAYRAFMLAGKL